The DNA sequence CTCGTACTCCGGGTGGGCAGCGGCCGCGACGGGATTCCTGCTCGGCAACGACCTGCTCATCGTGGTCGGTGCACTGGTCGGTTCCTCGGGTGCGTACCTGTCCTACATCATGTGCAAGGCGATGAACCGGTCGTTCATCTCGGTCATCCTCGGTGGCTTCGGCATCGAGGCCGCCGCGGGCGAGGGCAGGGACCACGGGGAGCACAGGGAGATCGACGTGGCCGGCGCGGCCGAGTTGTTGGCGGGCGCCTCGTCGGTGATCATCGCCCCGGGGTACGGCATGGCCGTCGCGCAGGCGCAGTACCCCGTCGCGGACCTCACCCGCACTCTGCGCGAGCGGGGCGTGGATGTGCGCTTCGCCGTGCACCCGGTCGCGGGCCGCCTGCCCGGTCACATGAACGTGCTGCTCGCCGAGGCGAAGGTGCCGTACGACATCGTGTTCGAGCTCGACGAGATCAACGACGACTTCACCGGCACCGACGTGGTCCTGGTGATCGGTGCCAACGACACCGTCAACCCGGACGCCGCCGAGGACCCCGGCAGCCCGATCGCGGGTATGCCCGTGCTCCACGTGTGGGAGGCGACGGACGTGATCGTCTTCAAGCGATCCATGGCCGCCGGGTACGCCGGTGTACAGAACCCCCTGTTCTTCCGCGACAACACCCAGATGTTGTTCGGCGACGCCAAGGACCGTGTCGACGACATCCTGGGCGCGCTCAAGGAGCAGCCCGTCGGCGCGGGCGGTTAGGGCTGTTCGCAGGCTCTCGGACGACGACGAGGAGGCGGCCCCACGCGGGACCGCCTCCTCGTCGTCGTACGGGGTGACCGGGTCGTACGGAAGGACTAGGTCGAGGACGCGGGCGGCGACGCCGTGGCCGCCTTCGTCTCCCCGGCCTCGCCGACCGCCGCGGCGTCGGTCCCGAGCCCGTCGCGCTCGAGTGCGCCGCCGTCGAGCCCGTCGCGCTCGAGTACGTCCTGGAAGTACGCCATCTCGCGGTGGTAGGCCTTGTCCAGGCCCTCCCGTTCGTCCTCCTCGGTGACCCGCAGGCCCATCGTCTTGTCCAGGACGAAGGCGATGAGCAGGGTGATGGTGAAGGAGTAGGCGAGGACGGCCGCCGTGGCCAGGGTCTGGGCGCCGAGCTGTCCGAACCCGCCACCGAAGAGCAGGCCCGCCTCACCGGCCGGGGAGGCGGGATCGGCGATCACACCGATGAGCAGGGTGCCGATGATGCCCGCGACCATGTGGAGTCCGGCCACGTCGAGGGAGTCGTCGTACCCCAGGCGGTACTTCAGGCCCACCGCGTAGTGGCAGACCACGCCGCAGATCAGGCCGATCGCGATGGCGCCGAGTGGGCTGACCGCCGCGGCGGCCGGGGTGATGCCCACCAGTCCGGCGACGAGCCCGGACGCCACACCGAGGGTGGTGGGGTGCTTGGCGCGGACCTGCTCGGTGATCATCCAGGCCAATGCGCCGCACAGCCCCGCGACCACGGTGTTGAGCGCGGCCACCGCGGCCGTGTTCCCCGCGGCCACGGCGGAGCCGGCGTTGAAACCGATCCACCCGGCGAAGAGCATTCCGGCGCCGAGGAACGTCAGGGGGATGCTGTGTGGCCTGCTGATCGTGGGGAAGCCGGCTCGTCGGCCGAGCACGAGCACCAGGGCGAGGGTCGCGACTCCCGCGTTGATGTGGATCGCGGTGCCGCCCGCGAGGTCGATGGCCCCCAGGTTGTTGGCGATCCACCCACCCGTGACCGAACCGTCGTCGGAATCGAACGCGAACACCCAGTGGGCCACGGGGAAGAACACCAGCACCGGCCACACGATGGCGAAGACGAGCCAGGTGGAGAAGCGCATCCTGTCCGCCACACCGCCGGCCACGAGGGCGACGGTGATCCCCGCGAACAGCATCAGGAACCCGGCGAACAGTGCGGGTGGTAGGCCCGGGGCCGCGGGTTCGGCCATGATGCCCCGGAGTCCCAGGTACTCGAGGGGGTCGCCGAGCAGGCCTGCGCCCCCGACCGAGTCGCCGAATGTCAGCGAGTACCCGATCAGGACCCACAGCACGGCCATCACGGCGACCGCGCCGATCGTCATCATCATCATGTTGAGCGTGCTGCGGATGCTGACCATGCCGCCGTAGAACAGGGCCAGGCCGGGGACCATGAAGGCCACCGCGACCATGGCCGCGAGCACCCAGGCGGTGTCTGCCGCCGCTATGGCTACGTCCATCTCTTTCTCTTTCCTCTGAGGCCACTCCCGGGCGGGGCGACGTGGGGACCATGCGTTTCACAGTGTGAACCTTTGTTGCTTTCTGCCAGGTACCGCGCCAGTTTCCATTCGGTTACCGCGCGGCGGACGCACCTGGCCTCGTGCCCGAGTCTTCGTGATTGAGCCAGCTCAGAAGCGTCCCCGACGGCCGGAAACCCGTAACACCGAGGTAACCAACCCCTCGTTTAGCCGCAGTATATTCTGACCACCAAGCAGAAACAGTGGATCAGGAGACGTCATGACAGTCACCGCAGACCCCTCCGCCGGGGTCGCCGACCGCGCGAACGGCGCGCGCAGGCAGTCGTCGTTCCCGGCGCTCGACTCCGACCGTGACCGCCTGAGCGCCCCCGGCGCTCTCGCCCGGATGGTCGCGGACACCGGGACGAGGTTCGTGCTGGCCGTGTTCACCAACCTCAGGGGCAAGCCGTGCGCGAAGCTCGTCCCGGCCTCCGCTGTCGACCAGCTCGAGGCCGGGGAGCTCGGGTTCGCCGGATACGCGGCCGACGCGATCGGCCAACAGCCCAGGGATCCCGACCTCCTCGTCGTCCCCGACCCCCGCTCGTTCACCCCCCTTGGCTTCATCAAACCCGGGCTGGCGCTGGTGCACTGCGATCCCTGGGTGAGCGGGGAGCCGTGGCGCTTCGCACCGCGCGTCATCCTGGGGCGGATGCTCGCCGACGCGGCGACCGACGGACTCGACCTCAAGGTGGGGGCCGAGGTCGAGTACTTTCTGGTCCGCAGGAGCGATGACGGGTCGCTGCGCACCGCCGACCCCAGAGACGACGAGTCCCACCCGTGTTACGACGCCCGGGGCGTGACCCGCATGTTCGAGCACCTCGCGGGTGTCTCGGACGCGATGAACGTCCTCGGCTGGGCCAACTACGCCAACGACCACGAGGACGGCAACGGACAGTTCGAGCAGAACTTCGCCTACGACGAGGCGATGGTCACCGCCGACCGGGTCATGACGCTGCGCTACATCATCTCCATGCTGGCCGAACAGCGGGACATGATCGCGACCTTCATGCCCAAGCCGTTCTCGGACCGGACCGGATCGGGAATGCACCTTCACATGTCCCTGTGGCGCGACGGGCACCCGGTGTTCCCCGCGGTCGGCGAGGACTCCTACGGGCTCGGGCTCTCACCCGTGGCGTACTCGTTCATCGCCGGCGTGCTCACCCACGCCGCCGGTATGCACGCGATCCTGTGCCCCACCATCAACTCCTACAAACGTATCGGCGCACGGACGACGGCGTCGGGGGCCACGTGGTCGCCCACGGACGCGACCTACGGCGGCAACGACCGCACCCACTACCTCCGCGTGCCCGACGGCAACCGCGTGGAACTCCGCGGCGGCGACGGCTCCGCCAACCCCTATCTGGCCGTCGCGGTGCAGCTGGCCGCCGGTCTCGACGGGATCCGGAGGGATCTCGACCCCGGCGTCCCGGCCACGGTCGGCGAGGCCACCCACACCCTTCCCCCGACCCTGCTCCACGCCGTGGAGGAGCTGGGGAGAGACGAGGTCGTCCGCGCCGCACTGGACATCGGTGGAGACGGGGTCGCCGACTACTACGCGGATCTCAAACGCGAGGAGTTCATCTCCTGGCACAACACGGTCACCCAGTGGGAGATCGACGAGTACCTGACCGCGTTGTGACACGCCGCGGCCCCCCGCCGCGCGGCTGTATCGCTCGACCCGACAGACACCACCCCCAGACCCGACAACACCAGGAGAACCCCCATGTGCGGCATCGTCGGACTCCACCTGCGCGACCCGGATCTCGAACCCCGGCTCGGCGACCTGCTCACCACCATGCTCGGCGAGATGACCGACCGCGGTTCGGACTCGGCCGGCGTCGCCGTCTACGGCAACCCCGACTGGACCCCGGCCGGATCGGCCACCGTCACCGTGCTCGCCGACCTCACCGACGGCCTCGACGCCCGGACGCTGGCCACCCGTGTCGGTGACCACCTGGGGCGCGAGGTGTCGGGCCGCGAGCTGGGTGCCACCGTCCTCCTGACCGCCGGAACCGACCCTCAGACCCTCGCCTCCGCCGTCCGTACCGCCCTCCCGGAGGCCGTCCTGGTGGGCCTGGGCTCCGAGCTCGCCGTCCTCAAGGGCGTCGGCCTGCCACTGGACCTGGCCTCGGGCTTCGGCCTACCGGGGGCCTCGGGATGGCAGGGCGTGGGGCACACCCGCATGGCCACCGAATCGGCGGTCACCCCCGCCGGCTCACATCCCTTCTCGGTGGGCCCGGACCAGTGCATCGTCCACAACGGGTCCTTCTCCAACCACGCCTCGGTCCGGCGCGAACTCGCCCGACGCGACATCCACTGCGACACCCTCAACGACACCGAGGTCGCCGCGCGGTTCGTGGCCGCCCAGATCGCGCTCGGCGCGGGGATCGACCAGGCACTCGCCGAGATGGCCGGCGTCCTCGACGGGTTCTACACGCTGCTGGTGTCGACCGCCGAGGAGTTCGCGGTCGTGCGGGACCCGATCGCCTGCAAGCCGGCGGTGATCGCCGAGACCGACCGCTACGTCGCCATGGCCTCGGAGTACCGGGCGATGGCGCACCTCCCGGGCATCGACGACGCACGTCTCTTCGAGCCGGAGCCGGGTCGCGTGTACCACTGGCGGCGCTGACCCCGCCCTCACGCAGCCCACCCACCGCGCAGCCCATCTACCGCGCAGCTCCACCGCAGCACCGCGGTGGAGTGCCCACCAGGAAGGAAGAACGATGACCGTGACGCCGGAACAGGCCTTCGCGCCGAGGGACCTCGGACCCGTCGGCGACGCGCCGACCGCCGCCCCGCACGTGATCGACGTCCGGGAGGCCGGGCTGCGCGAGACCAATCGGATCCTCCGGGAGTCCGACGGCACCGGCAGATACCTCCTCACCGCTCCCCGGGGGGCGCACGCGCTCGCCGTGGGCCTGACGGAACCGGACGAGGTCGTGATCGACGGGCCCACCGGGTACTACACCGCCGGGATGAACGACGGTGCCCACGTCACGGTCAACGGGAACGTGGGGGTCGGGGTGGCCGAGAACATGATGTCCGGGACGGTGCGGGTCACCGGGTCGGCCTCGCAGTCGGCCGGGGCGACGGCCCACGGCGGGCTGCTGGTGATCGAGGGAGACGCCGGCGCCCGGTGTGGCATCTCGATGAAGGGCGTGGACATCGTCGTCGGCGGCTCGATCGGTCACATGAGCTGCTTCATGGGCCAGGCCGGGCGTCTGGTCGTCCTGGGCGATGCCGGCGACGCCCTCGGTGACTCGCTCTACGAGGTCCACATCTACGTCCGGGGTCGCGTCGAGTCCCTCGGCGCCGACTGCGTCGAGAAGGAGATGCGGCCCGAACACCACACCGAGCTCCGGGAGCTGCTCGACCGTGCTGCCGTCACCGGGGTCTCGACCGGGGAGTTCCGGCGCTACGGCTCCGCCCGCACCCTCT is a window from the Dietzia sp. JS16-p6b genome containing:
- the glnT gene encoding type III glutamate--ammonia ligase, which codes for MVADTGTRFVLAVFTNLRGKPCAKLVPASAVDQLEAGELGFAGYAADAIGQQPRDPDLLVVPDPRSFTPLGFIKPGLALVHCDPWVSGEPWRFAPRVILGRMLADAATDGLDLKVGAEVEYFLVRRSDDGSLRTADPRDDESHPCYDARGVTRMFEHLAGVSDAMNVLGWANYANDHEDGNGQFEQNFAYDEAMVTADRVMTLRYIISMLAEQRDMIATFMPKPFSDRTGSGMHLHMSLWRDGHPVFPAVGEDSYGLGLSPVAYSFIAGVLTHAAGMHAILCPTINSYKRIGARTTASGATWSPTDATYGGNDRTHYLRVPDGNRVELRGGDGSANPYLAVAVQLAAGLDGIRRDLDPGVPATVGEATHTLPPTLLHAVEELGRDEVVRAALDIGGDGVADYYADLKREEFISWHNTVTQWEIDEYLTAL
- a CDS encoding glutamine amidotransferase, whose amino-acid sequence is MCGIVGLHLRDPDLEPRLGDLLTTMLGEMTDRGSDSAGVAVYGNPDWTPAGSATVTVLADLTDGLDARTLATRVGDHLGREVSGRELGATVLLTAGTDPQTLASAVRTALPEAVLVGLGSELAVLKGVGLPLDLASGFGLPGASGWQGVGHTRMATESAVTPAGSHPFSVGPDQCIVHNGSFSNHASVRRELARRDIHCDTLNDTEVAARFVAAQIALGAGIDQALAEMAGVLDGFYTLLVSTAEEFAVVRDPIACKPAVIAETDRYVAMASEYRAMAHLPGIDDARLFEPEPGRVYHWRR
- a CDS encoding protein glxC; translation: MTVTPEQAFAPRDLGPVGDAPTAAPHVIDVREAGLRETNRILRESDGTGRYLLTAPRGAHALAVGLTEPDEVVIDGPTGYYTAGMNDGAHVTVNGNVGVGVAENMMSGTVRVTGSASQSAGATAHGGLLVIEGDAGARCGISMKGVDIVVGGSIGHMSCFMGQAGRLVVLGDAGDALGDSLYEVHIYVRGRVESLGADCVEKEMRPEHHTELRELLDRAAVTGVSTGEFRRYGSARTLYTFDVDNASAY
- the pntB gene encoding Re/Si-specific NAD(P)(+) transhydrogenase subunit beta is translated as MSLVTAANAAYLVAALLFIMSLAGLSKHETARRGLSFGIAGMALALVATVALVIDHHPATTGIVLMVVAVLIGATLGLLRARRVQMTEMPELIALLHSFVGLAAVLVGWNGYLEPELHGDLSGALLDIHHAEVFIGVFIGAITFTGSIVAYLKLSAKMKSAPLVLPGKNLINAGILVAFVALTVAFVITPALWMLALVTALALALGWHLVASIGGGDMPVVVSMLNSYSGWAAAATGFLLGNDLLIVVGALVGSSGAYLSYIMCKAMNRSFISVILGGFGIEAAAGEGRDHGEHREIDVAGAAELLAGASSVIIAPGYGMAVAQAQYPVADLTRTLRERGVDVRFAVHPVAGRLPGHMNVLLAEAKVPYDIVFELDEINDDFTGTDVVLVIGANDTVNPDAAEDPGSPIAGMPVLHVWEATDVIVFKRSMAAGYAGVQNPLFFRDNTQMLFGDAKDRVDDILGALKEQPVGAGG
- a CDS encoding ammonium transporter encodes the protein MDVAIAAADTAWVLAAMVAVAFMVPGLALFYGGMVSIRSTLNMMMMTIGAVAVMAVLWVLIGYSLTFGDSVGGAGLLGDPLEYLGLRGIMAEPAAPGLPPALFAGFLMLFAGITVALVAGGVADRMRFSTWLVFAIVWPVLVFFPVAHWVFAFDSDDGSVTGGWIANNLGAIDLAGGTAIHINAGVATLALVLVLGRRAGFPTISRPHSIPLTFLGAGMLFAGWIGFNAGSAVAAGNTAAVAALNTVVAGLCGALAWMITEQVRAKHPTTLGVASGLVAGLVGITPAAAAVSPLGAIAIGLICGVVCHYAVGLKYRLGYDDSLDVAGLHMVAGIIGTLLIGVIADPASPAGEAGLLFGGGFGQLGAQTLATAAVLAYSFTITLLIAFVLDKTMGLRVTEEDEREGLDKAYHREMAYFQDVLERDGLDGGALERDGLGTDAAAVGEAGETKAATASPPASST